One Paroedura picta isolate Pp20150507F chromosome 16, Ppicta_v3.0, whole genome shotgun sequence genomic region harbors:
- the PCK2 gene encoding phosphoenolpyruvate carboxykinase [GTP], mitochondrial, translated as MPALYTRILGLGASSLKCWSAVPVRWAHAPRVIHGDLGKLSRSVQEFVEHGVRLCQPENIHICDGTEKENGKILNLLESEGVIKPLTKYENCWLAKTDPKDVARVESRTVIVTENQRDTIPIPASGVKGQLGNWMNPKTFQEAVDDRFPGCMKGRTMYVIPYSMGPIGSPLSKIGIQLTDSAYVVASMRIMTRMGAAVLRNLADGEFVKCLHSVGRPLPMDEEPVNNWPCNPEKTLIAHVPERREIVSFGSGYGGNSLLGKKCFALRIASCIAKDEGWLAEHMLILGITNPEGKKKYVAAAFPSACGKTNMAMMNPTLPGWKVECVGDDIAWMKFDSEGRLRAINPENGFFGVAPGTSTKTNPNAMHTIQRNTIFTNVAETSEGGVYWEGIDQMIPAGVTISTWQGKPWKPGDKEAAAHPNSRFCAPARQCPIMDPDWESPQGVPIDALIFGGRRPVGVPLVYEAFNWRHGVFVGSAMRSESTAAAEHKGKVIMHDPFAMRPFFGYNFGRYLAHWLSMEARQGARLPKIFHVNWFRKDAEGNFLWPGFGENSRVLDWICRRVDGEESAQETPIGYIPKEGALDLSGLKKVDHRELFSLPKEFWQQEVREVRQYLTEQVNEDLPKEVAKELEAQEERVKKM; from the exons ATGCCGGCGCTCTACACGCGGATCCTGGG CCTGGGAGCTTCCTCCCTCAAGTGCTGGTCAGCCGTTCCGGTACGCTGGGCCCACGCGCCACGAGTGATCCATGGGGATCTTGGGAAGCTTTCGAGGTCCGTGCAAGAGTTTGTGGAGCACGGGGTACGGCTCTGCCAGCCGGAGAACATCCACATTTGCGATGGGACCGAGAAGGAGAACGGCAAAATCTTGAACCTTCTGGAGTCGGAAGGCGTCATTAAACCACTGACCAAGTATGAGAACTG CTGGCTGGCCAAGACTGACCCTAAGGATGTGGCCCGTGTGGAGAGCCGGACAGTCATTGTGACGGAGAACCAGAGGGATACGATACCCATCCCGGCTTCTGGAGTCAAAGGACAACTGGGCAACTGGATGAACCCCAAAACTTTCCAGGAGGCTGTGGATGACCGCTTCCCCGGCTGTATGAAAG GCCGTACCATGTATGTCATCCCGTACAGTATGGGGCCCATtggctctcccctctccaagaTCGGTATCCAGCTCACTGACTCGGCCTACGTGGTAGCTAGCATGCGCATTATGACCCGCATGGGCGCTGCCGTCCTCCGCAATTTGGCTGACGGGGAGTTTGTCAAGTGCTTGCATTCCGTGGGGCGGCCTCTTCCTATGGATG AAGAGCCAGTAAATAACTGGCCTTGTAACCCCGAGAAAACACTCATCGCGCACGTCCCGGAACGGCGGGAAATCGTCTCCTTCGGCAGCGGCTACGGGGGCAACTCCCTCCTGGGCAAGAAGTGCTTTGCTCTCCGAATCGCCTCCTGCATCGCCAAAGACGAGGGCTGGCTGGCCGAGCACATGCtg ATCTTGGGGATCACCAACCCGGAGGGGAAGAAGAAATACGTGGCGGCCGCCTTCCCCAGCGCTTGCGGGAAGACCAACATGGCCATGATGAATCCCACCCTGCCCGGCTGGAAGGTGGAATGCGTGGGGGACGACATCGCCTGGATGAAGTTCGACAGCGAAG GGCGTTTGCGTGCCATCAATCCCGAGAACGGCTTCTTCGGCGTGGCCCCGGGCACGTCCACCAAAACCAACCCCAACGCCATGCACACCATCCAGCGGAACACCATCTTCACCAACGTGGCCGAGACGAGCGAGGGGGGAGTCTACTGGGAGGGCATCGACCAGATGATCCCGGCGGGGGTGACCATCAGCACCTGGCAGGGGAAGCCCTGGAAGCCTG GTGACAAGGAAGCTGCCGCCCACCCCAATTCCCGGTTTTGTGCTCCGGCCCGCCAATGCCCAATCATGGATCCGGACTGGGAATCCCCCCAGGGTGTCCCTATTGATGCCCTCATCTTTGGGGGCAGGAGACCTGTGG GTGTCCCCTTGGTGTACGAGGCCTTCAACTGGCGCCATGGAGTCTTCGTGGGCAGTGCCATGAGATCGGAATCCACTGCAGCGGCTGAGCACAAAG GCAAGGTCATTATGCACGACCCCTTTGCCATGCGTCCTTTCTTCGGCTACAACTTCGGCCGCTACCTGGCGCACTGGCTGAGCATGGAGGCGCGCCAAGGTGCCCGGCTTCCCAAGATCTTCCACGTCAACTGGTTCCGGAAAGACGCTGAGGGGAACTTCTTGTGGCCGGGCTTTGGGGAGAACTCCCGGGTCCTTGACTGGATCTGCAGACGCGTCGACGGAGAGGAGAGCGCCCAGGAAACACCCATTGGCTACATCCCCAAGGAGGGAGCCCTAGACCTGTCAGGCCTCAAGAAAGTGGACCATCGCGAGCTCTTCTCCCTGCCCAAGGAGTTCTGGCAACAGGAAGTGCGGGAAGTGAGGCAGTACCTGACGGAGCAAGTGAATGAGGATCTGCCCAAGGAAGTGGCGAAGGAGCTGGAAGCCCAGGAGGAGCGCGTGAAGAAGATGTGA
- the NRL gene encoding neural retina-specific leucine zipper protein: MYAYELSFPGALNGSLASGLWSLGPAAASLPPAVAKRGTAGLEGQQLAREMDMQANRMNPLPPSPLALEYLDEFDLLKFEVKNEAARVGGSASLDSTPCSSVPPSPTFDKTGDPKSTLEELYWMATLHQTLAAAAAGGGPESQLVPAFDEAMEALLGVPLAEGGLRGGATPQLQGFLGATEGLAGEQPQLPLLSDRFSDAQLVSMSVRDLNRQLRGFGKDEVQRLKQKRRTLKNRGYAQSCRYKRVQQRHVLEAEKSQLAQQLESLRVDMARVAHERDVYKARCQKLLGDTAGGHYGEGAEPPTPQPTSLGQFFL; encoded by the exons ATGTATGCTTATGAGCTCAGCTTCCCCGGAGCTTTAAATGGGAGCCTGGCGTCCGGGCTCTGGTCTCTGGGTCCGGCAGCCGCCTCCCTTCCCCCGGCGGTGGCAAAGAGGGGCACGGCTGGGCTGGAAGGGCAACAGCTGGCTCGGGAGATGGACATGCAGGCCAACAG GATGAACCCGCTGCCGCCCAGCCCTCTGGCTCTGGAGTATCTGGACGAGTTCGACCTGCTGAAGTTCGAGGTGAAAAACGAGGCGGCCAGGGTGGGCGGGAGCGCCTCGCTGGACTCCACCCCGTGCAGCTCCGTGCCCCCCTCGCCCACCTTCGACAAGACGGGGGACCCCAAGTCCACCCTGGAAGAGCTCTACTGGATGGCCACCCTCCATCAGACGCTGGCGGCCGCGGCGGCCGGGGGAGGGCCCGAGAGCCAGCTCGTGCCGGCCTTTGACGAAGCCATGGAGGCCCTCTTGGGGGTCCCCCTGGCGGAGGGGGGTCTCCGCGGGGGAGCCACGCCCCAGCTGCAAGGCTTCCTGGGAGCAACCGAGGGTCTTGCTGGAGAACAACCACAG CTGCCCCTGCTCTCCGACCGCTTCTCGGACGCCCAGCTGGTCTCCATGTCGGTGCGGGACCTCAACCGGCAGCTCCGCGGCTTCGGCAAGGACGAAGTGCAGCGGCTGAAGCAGAAACGGCGCACGCTCAAGAACCGCGGCTACGCCCAGTCCTGCCGCTACAAGCGGGTGCAGCAGCGCCACGTCCTGGAGGCGGAGAAGTCCCAGCTGGCCCAGCAGCTGGAGTCCCTGCGCGTCGATATGGCCCGGGTGGCTCACGAAAGAGATGTGTACAAGGCTCGGTGTCAGAAGCTGCTGGGGGACACCGCGGGGGGACACtacggggagggggcggagcctccTACGCCACAGCCTACCTCGCTGGGACAGTTTTTTCTATGA